The Sphingomonas sp. HF-S4 sequence TTCCTGCGCGCCGGTCACGTCGACCTGCGGCAATTCGCCCTGCCCGCAATCGGTGCGTTCGCGGGTTCGATCGCGGGCGCCACGGCAGTCCAGTTCATCGATCCCGCCTTCCTGGCGGCGTTCGTGCCGATCCTGCTGGTCGCGATGGGGATGTACTTCCTGCTCGCGCCGCCGATGAGCGATGTCGAGCGTCACGCGCGGATCGGCCGCGGGGCGCTGACGCTGATCGTCACGGCAATCGGTTTCTATGACGGCTTTTTCGGCCCTGGCACCGGCTCGTTCCTTACGACTGCGCTGGTCGCGCTGGCCGGGCTTGGGCTTGTACGCGCGATCGCGAATACCAAGTTCCTCAATCTCGCCACCAACTTTGCGGGACTGCTCGCGATGGTCGCGGGCGGCAAGGTGCTGTGGCTGCTCGGACTGGGCATGGCCGGGGCAAACGTGGCGGGCAATCAGCTCGGCGCGCGCCTAGCGATCCGATTTGGCGGCAAGGGCGTTCGCCCGCTGCTGGTGGTAATGTCGTTCGCGTTGACGATCAAACTGCTCTCCGACCCTGCCAATCCGTTGTGGCGCGCGATCGGCTGGACGCCGCAGTTCTAGATCAGCCCCGCCAGCGGGCTGCTCGGATCGGCATAGCGCCGCTTGGGCATGCGGCCCGCGCGGTACGACAGCCTTCCCGCCTCCACCGCCGCCTTCATCGCCGCCGCCATCAGCACCGGGTCCTTGGCCTCGGCGATCGCGGTGTTCATCAGCACGCCGTCGCAGCCCAGTTCCATCGCCACCGCCGCGTCGCTCGCCGCGCCGACGCCGGCATCGACCAGCACCGGCACCTTGGCGCCCTCGACGATCAGCCGGATCGTCACCTGGTTCTGGACACCGAGCCCTGATCCGATCGGCGCGCCGAGCGGCATGATCGCCACGGCGCCGACATCCTCGAGCCGCTTCGCCGCGATCGGATCGTCTACGCAATAGACCATCGGCTTGAAGCCTTCCTTGGCCAGGATCTCGGTCGCGCGCAGCGTCTCGACCATGTCGGGATAGAGCGTCCGCGCCTCGCCGAGCACTTCGAGCTTGACCAGCTCCCAGCCCCCCGCCTCGCGCGCCAGCCGCAGCGTGCGGATCGCGCTCTCGGCATCGAAGCAGCCCGCGGTGTTGGGCAGGTAGGTGATCTTCTTGGGATCGATATAATCGGTGAGCATCGGCGCGTTGGGGTCGCTGACGTTGACCCGGCGCACCGCGACGGTGACGATCTCCGCCCCGCTCGCCGCCACCGCCGCGGCGTTCTGCTCGAAATCCTTGT is a genomic window containing:
- a CDS encoding TSUP family transporter codes for the protein MQLSFEVLTFLLAIAFLAGAVDALAGGGGLLTIPALMAAGIPPVSAIATNKLQSTIGTSSAFLTFLRAGHVDLRQFALPAIGAFAGSIAGATAVQFIDPAFLAAFVPILLVAMGMYFLLAPPMSDVERHARIGRGALTLIVTAIGFYDGFFGPGTGSFLTTALVALAGLGLVRAIANTKFLNLATNFAGLLAMVAGGKVLWLLGLGMAGANVAGNQLGARLAIRFGGKGVRPLLVVMSFALTIKLLSDPANPLWRAIGWTPQF
- the thiS gene encoding sulfur carrier protein ThiS yields the protein MHTDGTVSIVVNGEHKRVSAGLTLLQLAEQLGMVPEKIAVERNLEVVPRSTLGEVIVGDGDELEIVHFVGGGDHARPIDEDTWSVAGKTFRSRLIVGTGKYKDFEQNAAAVAASGAEIVTVAVRRVNVSDPNAPMLTDYIDPKKITYLPNTAGCFDAESAIRTLRLAREAGGWELVKLEVLGEARTLYPDMVETLRATEILAKEGFKPMVYCVDDPIAAKRLEDVGAVAIMPLGAPIGSGLGVQNQVTIRLIVEGAKVPVLVDAGVGAASDAAVAMELGCDGVLMNTAIAEAKDPVLMAAAMKAAVEAGRLSYRAGRMPKRRYADPSSPLAGLI